A window of the Pseudomonas gozinkensis genome harbors these coding sequences:
- a CDS encoding imelysin family protein, with product MIRMPLATASLLAIAISLAGCGEGKDKEKAAAPAPTPAASTAAPAAPAAAGKVDEAAGKAVVSHYADMVFAVYSDAESTAKTLQTAIDAFLAKPNADTLKAAKAAWVAARVPYLQSEVFRFGNTIIDDWEGQVNAWPLDEGLIDYVDKSYEHALGNPGATANIIANTEVQVGEDKVDVKDITPEKLASLNELGGSEANVATGYHAIEFLLWGQDLNGTGPGAGNRPASDYLEGAGATGGHNDRRRAYLKAVTQLLVSDLEEMVGNWKPNVADNYRATLEAEPAESGLRKMLFGMGSLSLGELAGERMKVSLEANSPEDEQDCFSDNTHNSHFYDAKGIRNVYLGEYTRVDGTKMTGASLSSLVAKVDPAADTALKADLAATEAKIQVMVDHANKGEHYDQLIAAGNTAGNQIVRDAIASLVKQTGSIEAAAGKLGISDLNPDNADHEF from the coding sequence ATGATTCGTATGCCTCTGGCTACCGCCAGTCTGCTGGCCATCGCTATTTCCCTCGCCGGTTGCGGCGAAGGTAAAGACAAAGAAAAGGCCGCCGCTCCTGCGCCGACTCCGGCTGCGAGCACCGCTGCACCGGCTGCGCCTGCTGCTGCCGGTAAAGTCGACGAGGCCGCCGGCAAAGCCGTTGTCTCGCACTACGCCGACATGGTCTTCGCCGTTTACAGCGATGCCGAATCCACCGCGAAAACCCTGCAAACCGCCATCGACGCGTTCCTCGCCAAGCCGAACGCCGACACCCTGAAAGCCGCCAAGGCTGCCTGGGTCGCCGCCCGCGTTCCTTACCTGCAGAGCGAAGTATTCCGCTTCGGCAACACCATCATCGACGACTGGGAAGGTCAGGTGAACGCCTGGCCTCTGGACGAAGGCCTGATCGACTACGTCGACAAATCCTACGAACACGCACTGGGCAACCCGGGCGCCACCGCCAACATCATCGCCAACACCGAAGTCCAGGTCGGCGAAGACAAGGTCGACGTCAAGGACATCACCCCGGAAAAACTCGCCAGCCTGAACGAGCTGGGCGGTTCCGAAGCCAACGTTGCCACCGGCTACCACGCCATCGAATTCCTGCTCTGGGGCCAGGACCTGAACGGCACCGGGCCTGGCGCCGGCAACCGTCCTGCGTCGGACTACCTGGAAGGCGCCGGCGCTACCGGCGGTCACAACGACCGTCGTCGTGCCTACCTGAAAGCCGTGACCCAGCTGCTGGTCAGCGACCTGGAAGAAATGGTCGGCAACTGGAAGCCGAACGTGGCCGACAACTACCGCGCCACCCTGGAAGCCGAACCGGCTGAAAGCGGCCTGCGCAAAATGCTGTTCGGCATGGGCAGTCTGTCCCTGGGCGAACTGGCCGGCGAGCGCATGAAAGTGTCCCTGGAAGCGAACTCCCCGGAAGACGAACAGGATTGCTTCAGCGACAACACCCACAACTCGCACTTCTACGATGCCAAGGGCATTCGTAACGTTTACCTGGGCGAGTACACCCGCGTCGACGGCACCAAAATGACCGGCGCCAGCCTGTCGTCGCTGGTGGCCAAGGTCGACCCGGCTGCCGACACCGCGCTGAAAGCCGATCTGGCCGCTACCGAAGCCAAGATCCAGGTCATGGTCGATCACGCCAACAAGGGTGAGCACTACGACCAGTTGATCGCCGCCGGCAACACCGCCGGCAACCAGATTGTCCGTGACGCCATCGCTTCGCTGGTCAAGCAGACCGGTTCGATCGAAGCCGCTGCCGGCAAACTGGGCATCAGCGACCTGAACCCGGACAACGCCGATCACGAGTTCTGA
- a CDS encoding di-heme oxidoredictase family protein encodes MPSLPLRLSALFLALGLSACDDAPRFTKAEPGEARSGGAATVRKSDQNAFSLPSANLPPSRRVDFSVGNSFFRSPWVIAPSTTTARDGLGPLFNTNACQNCHIKDGRGHPPTPDAANAVSMLVRLSIPDAPAYAKVIEQVGVVPEPVYGGQFQDMAVPGVAPEGKVRVDYTPVPVRFKDGTEVELRKPVLQITQLGYGPMHPDTRFSARIAPPMIGLGLLEAIPEEAILANATAQAKKNNGINGRPNRVWDDEQQKTVMGRFGWKAGQPNLNQQNVHAFSGDMGLTTSLRPFDDCTDAQTACKQAPNGNGPDGEPEVSDNILRLVLFYSRNLAVPARRGVNDAQVLAGKNLFFQAGCQSCHTPKYTTAANAAEPELANQVIRPYSDLLLHDMGEGLADNRTEFQASGRDWRTPPLWGIGLTQAVSGHTQFLHDGRARNLLEAVLWHGGEAKAAQQQVLSFNAEQRAALLAFLNSL; translated from the coding sequence ATGCCCTCGCTGCCTCTTCGCTTGTCCGCACTGTTTCTGGCCCTGGGCCTGAGTGCCTGCGATGACGCCCCGCGTTTCACCAAGGCCGAGCCGGGTGAGGCCCGTTCCGGCGGCGCGGCGACCGTGCGCAAGAGCGATCAGAACGCGTTTTCCCTGCCGTCGGCCAACCTGCCACCGTCGCGGCGGGTGGACTTCAGTGTCGGCAACAGTTTCTTTCGCAGCCCGTGGGTGATCGCGCCGTCGACCACCACGGCCCGCGATGGCCTCGGCCCGCTGTTCAACACCAACGCCTGCCAGAATTGCCACATCAAGGACGGCCGTGGTCATCCGCCGACGCCGGATGCGGCCAACGCAGTTTCGATGCTGGTGCGCCTGTCGATTCCCGATGCGCCGGCCTATGCCAAGGTCATCGAACAGGTCGGCGTGGTGCCCGAGCCGGTCTACGGCGGCCAGTTCCAGGACATGGCCGTCCCCGGCGTCGCGCCGGAAGGCAAGGTGCGGGTCGATTACACGCCAGTGCCGGTCCGCTTCAAGGACGGCACCGAGGTCGAGTTGCGAAAACCGGTCTTGCAGATCACCCAGCTCGGCTACGGCCCGATGCACCCGGACACGCGTTTCTCTGCACGCATTGCACCGCCGATGATCGGCCTGGGCCTGCTCGAAGCGATCCCGGAAGAAGCGATCCTCGCCAACGCCACCGCCCAGGCCAAAAAGAACAACGGCATCAACGGCCGGCCAAACCGGGTCTGGGACGATGAGCAGCAAAAGACCGTCATGGGCCGATTTGGCTGGAAAGCCGGCCAACCGAACCTCAATCAACAAAATGTTCACGCGTTTTCTGGTGATATGGGCCTCACCACGAGCCTGAGACCGTTTGATGACTGCACCGACGCGCAAACCGCCTGCAAACAGGCGCCGAACGGCAATGGCCCGGACGGCGAACCTGAAGTCAGCGACAATATCCTGCGCCTGGTACTGTTTTACAGCCGCAACCTCGCCGTTCCTGCCCGCCGTGGGGTCAACGATGCGCAAGTGCTGGCCGGCAAGAATCTGTTTTTCCAGGCGGGTTGCCAGTCCTGTCACACGCCGAAATACACCACTGCCGCCAACGCGGCCGAACCTGAACTGGCCAATCAAGTGATTCGCCCGTACAGCGATCTGCTGCTCCACGACATGGGCGAAGGCCTGGCGGACAACCGCACCGAATTCCAGGCCTCCGGCCGCGACTGGCGCACCCCGCCGCTGTGGGGCATCGGCCTGACGCAGGCGGTCAGCGGCCACACCCAGTTTCTGCATGACGGCCGCGCCCGCAACCTGCTCGAAGCCGTGCTCTGGCATGGCGGCGAAGCGAAAGCGGCGCAGCAACAGGTTTTGTCTTTCAACGCCGAGCAGCGTGCCGCGCTGCTGGCGTTCTTGAACTCACTTTAA
- a CDS encoding imelysin family protein yields the protein MFRPKLLFTSLAALALGACSPQDPQAVTSAAIAKSVILPTYTRWVEADKQLAVSALAYCQGKESLDTARADFLHAQKAWAELQPLLIGPLAEGNRSWQVQFWPDKKNLVGRQVEQLVVAQPQIDAAALAKSSVVVQGLSAYEYILFDAKPDVANDAQKAKYCPLLVAIGERQKQLAEEILSSWNNTDGMLAQMSKFPNQRYADSHEAIADLLRVQVTALDTLKKKLGTPMGRQSKGVPQPFQADAWRSQSSMESLEASLAAAKTVWEGVDNKGLRGLLPAEQKPLADKIDAAYAASLKLFGSTQRSLTEMLNDDAGRQQLNDIYDSLNVVHRLHEGELAKALGIQLGFNANDGD from the coding sequence ATGTTCCGTCCCAAGCTGTTGTTCACCAGCCTTGCCGCACTGGCCCTCGGCGCGTGCTCGCCGCAGGATCCGCAAGCGGTCACCTCGGCGGCCATCGCCAAATCGGTGATCCTGCCGACCTACACCCGTTGGGTCGAAGCCGACAAGCAACTGGCCGTCAGCGCCCTCGCCTACTGCCAGGGCAAAGAGTCGCTGGACACCGCCCGCGCCGACTTCCTGCACGCGCAGAAAGCCTGGGCCGAGCTGCAACCGCTGCTGATCGGCCCGCTGGCCGAGGGCAACCGTTCGTGGCAGGTGCAGTTCTGGCCGGACAAGAAAAACCTGGTCGGCCGTCAGGTCGAGCAACTGGTCGTCGCGCAGCCGCAGATCGATGCCGCCGCACTCGCCAAATCCAGCGTTGTGGTTCAAGGCCTGTCCGCTTACGAGTACATCCTGTTCGACGCCAAGCCTGACGTCGCCAACGACGCGCAGAAAGCCAAGTACTGCCCACTGCTGGTAGCCATCGGCGAGCGTCAGAAACAACTGGCCGAAGAGATTCTCAGCAGCTGGAACAACACCGACGGCATGCTCGCGCAGATGAGCAAATTCCCGAACCAGCGCTACGCCGACTCCCACGAAGCGATCGCCGATCTGCTGCGGGTACAGGTCACCGCCCTCGACACCCTGAAGAAAAAACTCGGCACGCCGATGGGCCGTCAGAGCAAGGGCGTCCCTCAGCCGTTCCAGGCTGACGCATGGCGCAGCCAGTCGTCCATGGAGTCGCTGGAAGCCAGCCTCGCAGCAGCCAAAACTGTCTGGGAAGGCGTCGACAACAAAGGCCTGCGCGGCCTGTTGCCGGCCGAGCAAAAGCCGCTGGCGGACAAGATCGATGCAGCCTACGCGGCGTCGCTCAAACTGTTCGGCAGCACTCAGCGCTCGTTGACCGAAATGCTCAACGATGACGCCGGTCGCCAGCAGCTCAACGACATCTACGACAGCCTCAACGTCGTCCACCGCCTGCACGAAGGCGAGCTGGCCAAGGCGCTGGGCATCCAACTGGGCTTCAACGCCAACGACGGTGACTGA
- a CDS encoding DUF1513 domain-containing protein yields MLRRQALTLGSLLLGAVTLGGWTLFKRKDQSPLLLSARDDTDGKHYAVGYRLDGTQVFATEVGQRCHDIINHPTLPIALFVARRPGTESYLIDLRNGALLQTVTSQPNRHFYGHAVIHHSGDYLYATENDTSDPGRGLLGVYKFEGERLVHSGEISTHGLGPHQVSWMPDGETLVVANGGIRTEAESRVDMNLDAMEPSLVLMQRDGTLLSKETLAQQMNSVRHLGIASDGTIVAGQQFMGPSHERSELLAIKRPGQPFVAFPVPDHQLQSMGHYTASVAVHSDLRLVALTAPRGNRFFIWDLDSGEVRLDAPLPDCAGVGAVKDGFVVTSGQGRCRYYDCRQDDLLAKPLDLPAGLWDNHLHLMA; encoded by the coding sequence ATGCTGCGACGCCAGGCTCTGACTTTAGGTAGTTTGCTGCTGGGAGCAGTGACACTGGGCGGCTGGACGCTGTTCAAACGCAAGGACCAAAGCCCGCTGCTGCTGTCGGCGCGGGACGACACCGACGGCAAGCATTACGCCGTCGGTTATCGGCTGGACGGCACTCAGGTGTTCGCCACCGAAGTCGGCCAGCGCTGCCACGACATCATCAATCACCCGACGCTGCCGATCGCACTGTTCGTTGCCCGCCGGCCGGGCACCGAGAGCTACCTGATCGACCTGCGCAACGGTGCATTGCTGCAGACCGTGACCTCGCAGCCGAACCGGCATTTCTACGGCCACGCGGTGATCCACCACAGCGGCGACTACCTGTACGCCACCGAAAACGACACCAGCGATCCGGGCCGTGGCCTGCTCGGGGTGTACAAATTCGAAGGCGAACGGCTGGTGCACAGCGGCGAGATTTCCACCCACGGTCTCGGCCCGCATCAGGTGTCGTGGATGCCCGACGGTGAAACCCTGGTGGTGGCCAACGGCGGGATCCGCACCGAGGCCGAAAGCCGGGTCGACATGAACCTCGACGCCATGGAACCGAGCCTGGTGCTGATGCAGCGCGACGGCACCCTGCTGAGCAAGGAAACCCTCGCCCAGCAGATGAACAGCGTGCGGCATTTGGGGATCGCCAGCGACGGCACCATCGTCGCCGGCCAGCAATTCATGGGGCCTTCCCACGAACGCTCGGAGCTGCTGGCGATCAAGCGTCCGGGCCAGCCTTTCGTGGCGTTCCCGGTGCCGGACCATCAGCTGCAGTCGATGGGGCATTACACCGCCAGCGTCGCGGTGCACAGCGACCTGCGTCTGGTGGCACTGACCGCGCCGCGCGGCAACCGCTTCTTCATCTGGGACCTGGACAGTGGCGAAGTCCGTCTCGACGCGCCCTTGCCTGACTGCGCCGGCGTCGGTGCGGTGAAGGACGGCTTCGTCGTGACCTCCGGTCAGGGACGCTGCCGCTACTACGATTGCCGTCAGGACGATCTGTTGGCCAAACCGCTGGATTTGCCCGCAGGGCTCTGGGACAACCATCTTCATCTGATGGCCTGA